The DNA region GTTCGATCCCGTTCTCTTTGTAGGAGGCCATCACGTAGTGCGTGACCGTCTGAGTGATCTCGGGGACAGGGGCGACCTTCTCGCTAATAAACCGGGAGACCTCGCGGATCGAGTCGCCCTCGACCTCCATGTCGAAGTCGTAGTCGCCGCTGATGAGCCGCAGCGCTTTCACCTGCGGGAAGCGAGCGAGTCGCTCGGCGATGTCGTCGTAGCCCGTCTCGCGGTCGAGGGTGACGTTGAGTTCGACCTCGGCACGAAC from Natronosalvus rutilus includes:
- a CDS encoding Lrp/AsnC family transcriptional regulator; this translates as MSEREVLELLRENARYETADIARMTDLDEDEVADAIEALEAAGIVRGYQAVVDWDRLEDERVRAEVELNVTLDRETGYDDIAERLARFPQVKALRLISGDYDFDMEVEGDSIREVSRFISEKVAPVPEITQTVTHYVMASYKENGIELGDGEDDDRLSVSP